One Gelria sp. Kuro-4 DNA segment encodes these proteins:
- a CDS encoding DUF1667 domain-containing protein, which translates to MTKERKLTCIVCPVGCGIKLTYDADRREILSVTGNQCKRGAAYAADEVFAPKRVLTTTVRVEDGFLPVVPVRTAQPIPKEKIWDALKELAALQIKAPVAYHQVICPDVAGTGVAVIAERPLPAETEEKAG; encoded by the coding sequence ATGACGAAGGAGCGGAAGCTCACGTGCATCGTTTGCCCGGTGGGCTGCGGGATTAAGCTCACCTACGACGCCGACCGGCGAGAGATTCTGAGCGTTACCGGCAACCAGTGCAAGCGCGGTGCGGCCTATGCTGCGGACGAGGTCTTCGCCCCGAAGCGGGTGCTCACCACCACGGTGCGGGTAGAGGACGGTTTCCTGCCCGTGGTGCCGGTGCGCACAGCGCAGCCCATCCCCAAGGAGAAAATCTGGGATGCTCTTAAGGAGCTCGCGGCGCTTCAAATAAAGGCGCCCGTAGCTTATCATCAAGTCATCTGCCCCGACGTGGCGGGGACAGGGGTGGCCGTGATAGCCGAGCGTCCCCTGCCGGCCGAGACAGAAGAGAAAGCCGGCTGA
- a CDS encoding putative manganese transporter, with the protein MVFLREALVEAWADTAEMLPLLFLLFLLLEAFQHRLGAGLSVHLERAGRLGPLVGAGLGIIPQCGFSVLASLLYVRGLVTPGTLLAVFLATSDEAVPVMLAQPGKMGYIMPLLIAKLVLGIAGGYFTDLLLKRDGRSLGRAPVGGGAVLRRPTPGEHAHRVRAATLVYHAAHQTLHIYAFVVAAATLLNLGVKLLGLSGVSRVLLTGSPLQPVMAAFIGLIPNCAASVVLAQLYLEGALGFGAAVAGLAAAAGLGLLVLARHNPLRDTARLLGLLFALAVAAGLVLPSRPWVL; encoded by the coding sequence TTGGTTTTTCTGCGCGAAGCGCTGGTGGAAGCTTGGGCCGATACGGCGGAGATGCTGCCGCTCCTTTTCTTGCTCTTTCTTCTCCTGGAAGCGTTTCAGCACCGGCTGGGAGCGGGTCTCAGCGTTCACCTGGAGCGGGCCGGACGGCTGGGGCCGCTGGTGGGGGCGGGCCTCGGGATCATACCCCAGTGCGGGTTCTCGGTGCTGGCGAGCCTGCTTTATGTGCGCGGCCTGGTGACGCCGGGGACACTTCTTGCTGTGTTTTTGGCGACGTCGGATGAGGCCGTGCCGGTGATGCTGGCCCAGCCGGGCAAAATGGGCTACATAATGCCGCTGCTCATCGCCAAGCTGGTCCTCGGTATCGCCGGCGGTTACTTCACCGACCTGCTCCTGAAGCGCGACGGGCGATCGCTCGGCCGGGCACCGGTCGGGGGCGGGGCTGTTCTGCGGCGCCCCACCCCGGGGGAACATGCGCACCGGGTGCGGGCCGCCACGCTGGTTTACCACGCTGCGCACCAAACGCTGCACATTTATGCTTTTGTCGTGGCCGCGGCGACGCTCCTTAACCTGGGCGTGAAGCTCCTCGGCCTCAGCGGCGTCTCCCGCGTGCTCCTTACCGGCAGCCCCCTACAGCCGGTGATGGCGGCGTTCATCGGGCTCATTCCAAACTGCGCCGCTTCCGTGGTATTGGCCCAGCTCTACCTGGAAGGGGCCCTGGGCTTTGGGGCGGCCGTGGCCGGCCTGGCGGCGGCGGCCGGGTTGGGCCTTTTGGTCCTGGCCCGCCACAACCCTCTGCGGGACACCGCCCGTCTGCTGGGGCTGCTTTTTGCCTTGGCTGTGGCCGCCGGCCTAGTTCTCCCGTCCCGCCCGTGGGTGCTCTGA
- a CDS encoding NAD(P)/FAD-dependent oxidoreductase produces the protein MRKIQCDVAVVGAGPAGLAAAGRAKAAGAGRVLLIDRDRELGGILQQCIHNGFGLHLFGEELTGPEYAHKFIAENQEAGVEVLLNTMVLQVRPDRHLYAMNRREGMLDIAAGAVVLAMGCRERNRGAVTIPGTRPAGVITAGTAQRFVNMEGFMPGRHIVILGSGDIGLIMARRFTWEGAKVEGVFEIMPYTNGLTRNVVQCLHDYDIPLHLNHTVVEIHGRERVEAVTVAKVDEKLQPIPGTERRIPCDTLLLSVGLIPENELSRDARIELDPVTGGPVVSDEMETSLPGIFACGNVVHVHDLVDNVTRESRLAGEGAARLVQGRQPGGPVLATRAGEGVRYVVPHRLHLANLAERETTLYMRVREPAEHVRIEASVGGERVLSVRERVVRPAEMVSVKLPPGSLPADCTGTELTLSVVKEGERA, from the coding sequence ATGCGTAAGATACAGTGTGACGTGGCCGTGGTAGGAGCGGGGCCCGCCGGGCTCGCAGCCGCCGGGCGCGCCAAGGCGGCGGGCGCGGGGCGGGTGCTGCTCATCGACCGGGACCGGGAGCTGGGCGGCATCCTGCAGCAGTGCATCCACAACGGCTTCGGGCTGCACCTCTTTGGCGAGGAGCTGACGGGGCCCGAATACGCCCACAAGTTCATCGCGGAGAACCAGGAGGCGGGGGTGGAGGTTCTCCTTAATACCATGGTGCTTCAGGTGCGCCCCGACCGGCACCTTTACGCCATGAACCGCCGGGAGGGGATGCTGGACATCGCAGCCGGGGCGGTGGTTCTGGCCATGGGCTGCCGGGAACGCAACCGCGGGGCGGTCACCATACCCGGGACGCGGCCGGCCGGTGTCATTACGGCGGGAACGGCGCAGCGCTTTGTCAACATGGAAGGGTTTATGCCTGGCCGGCATATTGTCATCCTGGGCTCCGGCGACATCGGGCTTATCATGGCGCGCCGCTTCACCTGGGAAGGGGCCAAGGTGGAGGGCGTTTTCGAGATCATGCCCTACACGAACGGTCTCACCCGGAACGTGGTGCAGTGCCTACACGACTACGACATCCCGCTCCACCTCAACCATACCGTGGTGGAGATCCACGGCCGGGAGCGGGTAGAGGCGGTGACCGTGGCCAAGGTCGATGAAAAGCTGCAGCCCATTCCCGGCACGGAGCGGCGCATCCCCTGCGACACCCTGCTGCTTTCGGTGGGCCTCATTCCGGAAAACGAGCTGAGCCGCGACGCCCGCATCGAACTCGATCCCGTGACCGGCGGGCCCGTGGTGAGCGATGAGATGGAGACCTCGCTTCCGGGGATCTTTGCCTGCGGCAACGTGGTGCACGTGCATGACCTGGTGGATAACGTCACCCGGGAAAGCCGGCTGGCCGGAGAGGGAGCCGCCCGGCTGGTGCAGGGCCGGCAACCGGGCGGGCCGGTCCTGGCGACGCGCGCGGGCGAGGGCGTCCGCTACGTGGTGCCGCACCGCCTGCACCTGGCCAACCTGGCCGAGCGCGAGACCACGCTTTACATGCGGGTGCGCGAGCCGGCCGAGCACGTGCGCATTGAGGCCAGCGTGGGCGGGGAGCGCGTCCTGAGCGTACGGGAGCGGGTGGTCCGTCCCGCGGAGATGGTGAGCGTGAAGCTCCCGCCGGGCTCTCTCCCGGCTGATTGCACAGGCACGGAACTTACGCTCTCCGTGGTGAAGGAAGGTGAGCGGGCATGA
- a CDS encoding MIP/aquaporin family protein, producing MKRDTLWGELWAEFFGTLTLIVFGCGVVANVLYAPRLSGFGIFKTGAGYGWDTIAFGWAFAVALAVYVAGGITGAHINPAVTFAAILRRGMPVGKGIAYMAAQTLGAFFGAFIAHMAYLGSFIKDGYMNIFYTGAANPSYSLGNSFFVELVATAFLVIFIYAIGDNVNNVGPGANLWPFMVGMAILLIGLGLGGPTGYALNPARDLGPRIYAALIGDPAAFQGPYWFLVPIAATLLGGGIGAYVYDFGITPFLPKAAAAKEKTASTAAK from the coding sequence GTGAAACGTGATACCTTGTGGGGTGAGCTGTGGGCGGAGTTCTTCGGTACCCTGACCCTCATTGTCTTCGGGTGCGGCGTGGTGGCCAATGTGCTCTATGCACCGCGCCTGAGCGGCTTCGGCATCTTTAAGACGGGGGCGGGGTACGGCTGGGATACCATAGCTTTCGGCTGGGCCTTTGCCGTGGCCCTTGCTGTCTACGTCGCCGGGGGTATCACGGGCGCGCACATCAATCCGGCGGTGACCTTCGCCGCCATCCTGCGCCGCGGCATGCCGGTAGGCAAGGGCATCGCGTACATGGCGGCCCAGACCTTGGGGGCCTTCTTCGGGGCCTTCATCGCGCACATGGCCTACTTAGGCAGCTTCATCAAGGACGGTTACATGAACATCTTTTACACCGGTGCGGCCAACCCCAGCTACAGCCTGGGGAACAGCTTCTTTGTTGAACTGGTGGCTACGGCTTTTCTCGTTATCTTCATCTACGCCATCGGTGATAACGTGAACAACGTTGGTCCGGGGGCCAACCTCTGGCCGTTCATGGTCGGCATGGCCATCCTCCTTATCGGCCTGGGGCTGGGCGGCCCGACCGGGTACGCTCTGAACCCCGCACGTGACCTGGGCCCGCGGATCTATGCCGCGCTCATCGGTGACCCGGCGGCCTTCCAGGGACCGTACTGGTTCTTGGTGCCTATTGCGGCGACGCTTTTAGGCGGGGGTATAGGTGCCTATGTCTATGACTTCGGCATTACACCCTTCCTGCCCAAGGCAGCGGCGGCCAAAGAAAAGACGGCGTCCACCGCCGCCAAGTAA
- a CDS encoding sigma 54-interacting transcriptional regulator: MKHAETAVIRHSRGLHARVAALVVQKATELARLYGAELELKAADGRQVPATSMLAVLGLDLRQGARLSVLARGPGAEAATAELARFLERDFSSDAQGPLSQVDDLLDETTLTAGQIFTSMAAGLVVTDAKDRVVVFNPAAERLFRLPAPAALGRPIGEFWPEAAAASVRTNREPATRRQALPGGAVIATCTPILLEGETRGTVTLLEDISHVEELAGELRAVKELKERLQLVLDTVHDGISVVDKEGTITYVNPAYEEIAGRRRAELIGKSVFALSPQGVRARVLRSGEKVLGALTRKANGRTLVANVSPIYVEGEICGAVSVVKDVSEVERLAEHLHKVLARAEYLEQELTRTQELPAAFAGIIGRSGALREALAVAQKAAASTSTVLIRGESGTGKELVARALHAASPRSGRPFVRVNCAAIPAPLLESELFGHEKGAFTGAWQRRHGRFELADGGSIFLDEIGDMEPAMQAKLLRVLQEREFERVGGETTIRVDVRIIAATNRNLEEMVRTGRFREDLYWRLNVIPIFLPPLRERREDIPRLAEYFLAKLAGRLGKKVQGITAQALACLEQYAWPGNVRELENVIERAVNLAEGATVTAADLPAYVREGGAPGVFAAAAQEAPLLPFAAYEKAILARALAECGSFRAAARALGLDHKTVAARARKYRLTEQKLPASG; encoded by the coding sequence ATGAAGCATGCGGAGACCGCCGTTATCCGCCACAGCCGCGGGCTGCATGCGCGGGTGGCGGCCCTGGTGGTGCAGAAAGCGACGGAGCTGGCCCGGCTCTACGGCGCCGAGCTGGAACTGAAGGCGGCCGACGGCCGCCAGGTGCCGGCCACCAGTATGCTGGCCGTGCTGGGGCTTGACCTCCGGCAGGGGGCTCGGCTCAGCGTCCTGGCCCGGGGCCCGGGGGCCGAGGCAGCCACCGCGGAGCTGGCCCGCTTTCTGGAGCGCGACTTTTCCTCCGACGCCCAGGGACCCTTGAGCCAGGTGGACGATCTTTTGGATGAAACCACTTTAACGGCCGGGCAAATCTTTACCAGCATGGCGGCCGGGCTGGTGGTAACGGATGCCAAGGATCGGGTGGTGGTCTTCAACCCGGCGGCGGAGCGCCTTTTCCGGCTGCCGGCGCCGGCCGCCCTGGGCCGCCCGATTGGGGAGTTTTGGCCTGAGGCCGCCGCTGCTTCCGTACGAACGAACCGGGAGCCGGCAACGCGGCGGCAGGCGCTCCCCGGCGGCGCGGTCATCGCCACCTGTACGCCCATCCTGCTGGAGGGGGAAACCCGCGGTACAGTGACGCTGCTGGAGGACATCTCGCATGTGGAGGAGCTGGCCGGTGAGCTCCGGGCGGTGAAGGAGCTGAAGGAGCGCCTGCAGCTGGTACTGGACACGGTACACGACGGCATTTCGGTGGTGGATAAGGAGGGTACGATCACCTACGTCAACCCGGCCTACGAGGAGATTGCCGGCCGGCGCCGGGCTGAGCTCATCGGAAAGAGCGTCTTCGCCCTTTCACCCCAGGGCGTGCGCGCCCGGGTGCTGAGGAGCGGGGAGAAGGTGCTGGGGGCGCTGACGCGCAAGGCGAACGGGCGGACGCTGGTGGCCAATGTTTCCCCTATTTACGTGGAAGGGGAGATCTGCGGCGCTGTCTCGGTGGTCAAGGATGTCTCGGAGGTGGAAAGGTTAGCTGAACACCTGCACAAAGTGCTGGCGCGGGCGGAGTACCTGGAGCAGGAGCTCACCCGCACGCAGGAGCTCCCGGCGGCCTTCGCCGGTATCATCGGCCGAAGCGGCGCGCTGCGGGAGGCGCTGGCGGTGGCGCAAAAAGCCGCGGCGAGTACCTCTACCGTCCTCATCCGCGGCGAGAGCGGCACGGGCAAGGAACTGGTGGCCCGGGCCCTGCACGCGGCAAGCCCCCGGTCCGGGCGGCCGTTTGTCCGGGTCAACTGTGCCGCCATCCCGGCGCCGCTTCTTGAGAGCGAACTTTTCGGGCACGAAAAGGGCGCCTTCACCGGCGCCTGGCAGCGCCGCCACGGCCGCTTTGAGCTGGCCGACGGCGGCAGTATCTTCCTCGACGAGATCGGCGATATGGAACCGGCCATGCAGGCTAAACTCCTCAGGGTGCTTCAAGAGCGTGAATTCGAGCGCGTGGGCGGCGAGACCACCATCCGGGTCGATGTGCGCATCATCGCCGCCACGAATCGGAACCTGGAGGAGATGGTGCGCACCGGCCGCTTCCGCGAGGACCTGTACTGGCGCCTGAACGTCATCCCCATCTTCCTGCCCCCGCTCAGGGAACGGCGCGAGGACATCCCGCGCCTGGCGGAATACTTTCTGGCCAAGCTGGCCGGGCGCCTGGGAAAGAAGGTACAAGGGATCACGGCCCAAGCCCTGGCCTGCCTGGAGCAGTACGCCTGGCCCGGCAACGTGCGTGAGCTGGAGAACGTCATCGAGCGGGCGGTGAACCTGGCTGAAGGTGCGACCGTCACGGCGGCCGACCTGCCCGCTTACGTGCGCGAAGGGGGGGCACCCGGCGTTTTCGCTGCGGCGGCGCAAGAGGCCCCGCTCCTTCCCTTTGCTGCCTACGAAAAAGCGATCCTCGCCCGGGCCCTGGCCGAGTGCGGGAGCTTTCGGGCGGCGGCACGGGCCCTGGGATTGGATCATAAGACAGTGGCCGCGCGGGCGCGCAAGTACCGTTTGACCGAACAGAAGCTGCCTGCGAGCGGCTAG
- the plsY gene encoding glycerol-3-phosphate 1-O-acyltransferase PlsY: protein MAMFGSIILAYLLGSIPFGYLIGQIKGRDIRRFGSGNIGTANALRVLGLPAAVAVFLGDVVKGLLGVMVGRWLGGGGVAAVLCGLAAICGHNWSVFLGFKGGKGVATSFGAALGIAPLLALLLVPVWVLAVAFTRYSSLGSLLAAALAPVVALLLRQGWHAVVFSLLAAALIIWRHKANIKRLLAGTELKLGDRI from the coding sequence ATGGCTATGTTCGGCAGCATCATCCTTGCCTACCTTCTTGGGTCCATTCCCTTCGGCTATCTCATCGGCCAAATCAAAGGGCGGGATATTCGCCGCTTCGGGAGCGGCAACATCGGCACGGCCAATGCCTTGCGGGTCCTCGGCCTGCCCGCCGCCGTGGCGGTGTTCCTCGGCGACGTGGTCAAGGGACTCCTCGGCGTTATGGTAGGGCGCTGGCTGGGCGGGGGCGGCGTGGCCGCCGTTCTGTGCGGCCTGGCCGCCATCTGCGGCCATAATTGGTCTGTTTTCTTAGGTTTCAAGGGTGGCAAGGGCGTGGCCACCTCGTTCGGCGCTGCGCTGGGAATAGCGCCGCTTTTGGCTCTGCTGCTCGTCCCGGTCTGGGTGCTGGCGGTGGCCTTCACCCGCTACTCTTCCCTGGGCTCGCTGCTGGCGGCGGCCCTGGCGCCCGTGGTCGCCCTGCTGTTGCGCCAGGGTTGGCACGCGGTGGTGTTTTCGCTCTTGGCGGCCGCGCTCATCATCTGGCGCCACAAGGCGAACATCAAACGCCTCTTGGCAGGGACGGAACTTAAGCTTGGCGACCGCATATAG
- a CDS encoding glycerol-3-phosphate responsive antiterminator: MELTAFIRENPIIAAVREVADLREALASTVRAVFLLTGDVNNVADCVRAAHHAGKGIFVHLDLLEGLGRDKAAVRFLAREAAPDGIITTRSNLIQAAQKEGLYTIQRIFILDSLSIKTGIANVEATAPDAVECLPGILPRVFAELTQEVSVPVIAGGLLKYPAELREVLQAGVQAVSVSHKRFWHFYRSQEEFRQFCRIDINKKPVAPEKKK, encoded by the coding sequence ATGGAACTTACGGCTTTCATCCGGGAGAACCCGATCATCGCCGCGGTCCGTGAGGTGGCCGACCTGCGCGAGGCCCTGGCCTCCACGGTCCGGGCGGTTTTCCTTTTGACCGGCGATGTCAATAACGTGGCCGACTGCGTCCGGGCGGCGCATCACGCCGGCAAAGGGATCTTCGTCCACCTGGACCTTTTAGAGGGCCTGGGCCGGGACAAGGCGGCGGTGCGCTTCCTGGCACGTGAGGCGGCGCCGGATGGGATCATCACCACGCGCAGCAACCTCATCCAGGCGGCCCAAAAGGAAGGCCTGTACACCATCCAGCGCATCTTCATCCTCGACTCGCTGTCGATTAAAACCGGCATCGCCAACGTTGAGGCTACCGCGCCGGACGCGGTGGAGTGCCTGCCCGGCATTCTGCCGCGGGTCTTTGCGGAGCTGACGCAAGAGGTGAGCGTCCCCGTTATTGCCGGCGGGCTGCTCAAGTACCCGGCGGAATTGCGGGAGGTCCTCCAGGCCGGCGTGCAGGCGGTATCGGTTAGCCATAAAAGATTTTGGCATTTCTATCGTTCACAGGAGGAATTCCGGCAGTTTTGTAGAATAGACATAAATAAGAAGCCGGTTGCTCCAGAGAAAAAGAAATAA
- the glpK gene encoding glycerol kinase GlpK, translating into MAKYVLALDQGTTSSRAIVFDHDGNNVSMVNKEFPQIYPKPGWVEHNPADIWNSQLEVAKAALEKAGITPADVTAIGITNQRETTIVWDRATGQPVYNAIVWQCRRTAPICDELKAKGWAEKIREKTGLVVDAYFSGTKIKWILDNVPGVREKAERGELLFGNVDTWLIWNLSGGKVHTTDYSNASRTMLFNIHKLDWDDEILAELGIPRAMLPKPQPSSHVYAHTDKAVFGAEVPIAGDAGDQQAALFGQACYKPGMAKNTYGTGCFMLMNTGEKAVPSKSGLLTTIAWGVNGKVEYALEGSIFITGAAVQWLRDELRVIDNSAQSEEYARKVPDTGGVYLVPAFVGLGAPYWDMYARGTIVGITRGTKREHIIRAALESICYQTRDVLEAMTSDSGIKLTALKVDGGAVANDFLMQSQADILGVPVHRPKVTETTALGAAYLAGLAVGFWADQEEIAAKWQINKEFTPAMAADQREKLYRGWKRAVERALKWEEA; encoded by the coding sequence ATGGCGAAGTACGTGCTGGCGCTTGACCAGGGAACCACCAGCTCCCGGGCCATCGTCTTTGACCATGACGGCAACAACGTCTCCATGGTGAACAAAGAGTTTCCCCAGATCTACCCCAAGCCCGGCTGGGTGGAGCACAACCCGGCGGATATTTGGAACTCACAGCTGGAGGTGGCGAAGGCAGCCCTCGAAAAGGCCGGGATTACGCCGGCGGACGTGACGGCCATCGGCATCACCAATCAGCGCGAAACCACCATTGTTTGGGATAGGGCTACGGGACAGCCGGTGTACAACGCCATCGTCTGGCAGTGCCGGCGGACCGCCCCCATCTGTGACGAGCTCAAAGCCAAAGGTTGGGCGGAGAAGATCCGCGAAAAGACCGGCCTCGTGGTGGATGCCTACTTCTCCGGCACCAAGATCAAGTGGATCCTGGACAATGTGCCGGGCGTGCGGGAGAAGGCGGAGCGGGGTGAGCTGCTTTTCGGCAATGTGGATACCTGGCTTATTTGGAACTTGAGCGGCGGCAAGGTGCACACCACCGACTATTCCAACGCTTCCCGCACCATGCTCTTTAACATCCACAAGCTGGACTGGGACGACGAGATTCTGGCCGAGCTGGGCATCCCGCGGGCGATGCTGCCGAAGCCGCAGCCCTCGAGCCACGTGTACGCCCACACGGACAAGGCTGTCTTCGGGGCGGAGGTGCCCATTGCGGGCGATGCGGGCGACCAGCAGGCGGCGCTCTTCGGCCAGGCCTGCTATAAGCCGGGCATGGCTAAGAACACGTACGGCACCGGCTGCTTCATGCTCATGAACACAGGCGAGAAGGCGGTGCCTTCAAAAAGCGGGCTGCTCACCACCATCGCCTGGGGCGTCAACGGCAAGGTGGAGTACGCGCTGGAGGGCAGCATCTTCATCACCGGCGCGGCTGTGCAGTGGCTGCGCGACGAGCTCAGGGTCATCGACAACTCGGCTCAGTCCGAGGAATACGCCCGCAAGGTGCCGGATACCGGCGGCGTATACCTGGTACCGGCCTTCGTCGGCCTGGGCGCCCCGTACTGGGATATGTACGCGCGCGGCACCATTGTCGGCATCACCCGAGGCACCAAGCGCGAGCATATCATCCGGGCCGCCCTGGAGTCCATCTGCTACCAGACCCGCGACGTGTTGGAGGCCATGACCAGCGATTCCGGCATCAAACTCACTGCCCTCAAGGTGGACGGCGGCGCGGTGGCCAACGACTTCCTCATGCAGTCCCAGGCCGACATCCTAGGCGTGCCGGTCCACCGTCCGAAGGTTACCGAGACCACGGCCCTGGGCGCCGCCTACCTGGCCGGTCTCGCCGTGGGCTTCTGGGCCGACCAGGAGGAGATTGCCGCCAAGTGGCAGATTAATAAGGAATTCACCCCGGCCATGGCGGCCGATCAGCGCGAGAAGCTCTACCGGGGCTGGAAGCGGGCGGTCGAGCGGGCCCTCAAGTGGGAGGAGGCGTAA
- a CDS encoding NAD(P)/FAD-dependent oxidoreductase — protein sequence MEKLQADVVIIGAGVTGTAIARELARYELEVVLVEKEADVACGSTKANTAIVHAGYDAHPGTWKAKLNVRGNAVFPQICRELEVPFKRTGSLVVALEEDQVPHLYELLERGHVNGVPDLEIIGRDELLRREPHLNPHAVAALWAPTAGIVNAWELTIAQAENAVENGVKLLLEQPVIRIEREGDRVRTVCTPDFAIATRFVVNAAGRHSDEIARLVGQEDFRITPRKGEYYVFDRRFGHMAGCPLFPVPTAVSKGILVTPTVEGNLLIGPNAQDLEDKEDLRTTPAGLKEVLTEALDMMPDLPLKDAIANFAGLRAVARPSNDFVLGPASGVPNFINAAGIQSPGLTSAPAVAEEIRDYLQAAGLELNGKKKFNPYRKRLVPFRELSREEQAELIAEDPRYGQIVCRCETVTEAEIVQALHRPVPCTTMDGVKRRTRAGMGRCQAGFCTPRVAAIMARELGLSLDEVTKKGGASQLLLARTKELLLAKGAEAHA from the coding sequence ATGGAAAAACTACAGGCTGACGTGGTGATCATCGGCGCCGGCGTCACCGGCACCGCCATCGCCCGTGAGCTCGCCCGCTATGAACTCGAAGTGGTCCTGGTGGAAAAAGAGGCGGATGTGGCCTGCGGTTCCACCAAGGCCAACACGGCCATTGTGCATGCGGGTTACGACGCCCACCCCGGTACCTGGAAAGCCAAGCTCAACGTCCGCGGCAACGCCGTTTTCCCGCAGATTTGCCGCGAGCTGGAGGTGCCCTTTAAGCGGACCGGCTCGCTGGTGGTGGCCCTGGAGGAAGACCAGGTGCCCCACCTTTACGAGCTCCTGGAGCGCGGTCACGTAAACGGCGTGCCGGACCTTGAGATCATCGGCCGCGATGAGCTGCTGCGCCGCGAGCCGCACCTCAACCCCCACGCTGTGGCCGCTCTCTGGGCGCCCACGGCCGGCATCGTCAACGCCTGGGAGTTGACCATCGCGCAGGCGGAAAACGCCGTGGAAAATGGGGTGAAGCTCCTCCTGGAGCAGCCGGTCATAAGGATCGAGCGCGAGGGCGACCGGGTGCGTACCGTATGCACGCCGGACTTCGCCATTGCGACCCGCTTTGTGGTCAATGCCGCCGGTCGCCACTCGGACGAGATCGCCCGCCTTGTCGGCCAGGAGGATTTCCGTATCACCCCCCGCAAGGGCGAGTACTACGTCTTTGACCGGCGCTTCGGGCACATGGCCGGCTGCCCGCTTTTCCCGGTACCCACGGCCGTCTCCAAGGGCATTCTGGTGACGCCCACCGTGGAGGGCAACCTCCTCATCGGCCCCAACGCCCAGGACCTGGAGGACAAGGAAGACCTGCGCACCACACCGGCCGGGTTGAAGGAAGTCCTGACGGAAGCCCTGGACATGATGCCGGACCTGCCGCTTAAGGACGCCATCGCCAACTTCGCCGGCCTGAGGGCGGTGGCGAGGCCCAGCAACGACTTTGTCCTCGGGCCCGCTTCGGGTGTACCGAACTTCATCAACGCGGCCGGCATCCAGTCGCCCGGCCTTACCTCGGCCCCGGCGGTGGCTGAGGAGATCCGGGACTACCTGCAGGCGGCGGGGTTGGAGCTGAACGGAAAGAAGAAGTTCAATCCCTACCGGAAACGGCTGGTGCCCTTCCGGGAACTCAGCCGTGAGGAGCAGGCGGAGCTCATCGCTGAGGACCCGCGCTACGGGCAGATTGTCTGCCGCTGCGAGACGGTAACCGAGGCCGAGATCGTACAGGCCCTGCACCGCCCGGTGCCCTGCACCACCATGGACGGCGTCAAGCGCCGGACCCGGGCCGGTATGGGGCGCTGCCAGGCCGGCTTCTGCACGCCGCGCGTCGCGGCCATTATGGCCCGGGAACTGGGACTTTCGCTGGACGAGGTAACGAAAAAGGGCGGCGCCTCCCAACTCCTTCTGGCCCGTACCAAAGAACTGCTTCTAGCGAAGGGGGCTGAGGCGCATGCGTAA
- a CDS encoding glycerol-3-phosphate responsive antiterminator — MAQLWRWLATSPVIAVVRSSDAVSEALAAPARCVLLATGDIASVGSDTHLFHTRGKIVFLHTDLIAGLGGDQAAVRFIARRLKPDGILTTHSQLIQAAHKEGLITIQSLFLLDSLAVKNGLTAVLKSRPAAVHVLPGILPRVIREIKATCRLPLIAGGLIRSRRDVEEALAAGAVACATGKTRLWWLGEELPAGTGAVREVVGEEH, encoded by the coding sequence ATGGCTCAGCTCTGGCGCTGGCTCGCTACCAGTCCGGTGATCGCGGTTGTGCGCAGCAGTGATGCCGTAAGCGAGGCCCTGGCGGCCCCCGCGCGGTGCGTGCTTCTGGCCACAGGGGACATCGCCAGCGTCGGCTCCGATACTCACCTTTTTCATACGCGGGGGAAGATAGTTTTTCTCCATACCGATCTGATCGCCGGCCTGGGCGGCGATCAGGCGGCGGTGCGCTTCATCGCCCGCCGCCTTAAACCCGATGGCATCCTCACCACCCACAGCCAGCTCATCCAGGCGGCGCACAAGGAGGGGCTCATCACCATCCAAAGCCTCTTTCTGCTCGATTCGCTGGCGGTAAAAAACGGCCTCACGGCCGTACTTAAGAGCCGGCCGGCGGCGGTTCATGTTCTACCCGGCATTCTACCCCGGGTGATACGCGAGATCAAAGCGACCTGCCGGCTGCCGCTCATTGCCGGCGGCCTCATCCGTAGCCGGCGGGATGTCGAAGAGGCGCTGGCGGCCGGGGCGGTCGCCTGCGCCACCGGGAAAACGCGGCTGTGGTGGCTGGGTGAAGAGCTTCCAGCGGGCACTGGAGCCGTGCGGGAGGTGGTAGGAGAGGAACACTAG
- a CDS encoding Fur family transcriptional regulator: MSSEALAEALLARGYQLTEARRTVLTAISAWSGCFSSRELCRKLQAERSGVGRATVFRTLNLLLELGLLERIRGTDDVERYLVTCTGDHHHHLICSSCGWVEELPECPVADKLAELAAARHFQMKSHSLEVYGLCERCAGKRPGQSNK; the protein is encoded by the coding sequence ATGAGCAGCGAGGCCCTGGCTGAGGCTTTACTGGCGCGCGGTTACCAACTTACCGAGGCGCGCCGGACTGTACTTACGGCGATCAGCGCTTGGTCCGGCTGCTTTTCTTCCCGCGAACTCTGCCGTAAGCTTCAGGCCGAGCGTTCCGGGGTGGGGCGGGCTACGGTTTTTCGGACGCTGAACCTGCTTTTGGAACTGGGCCTTCTGGAGCGCATCCGGGGCACGGACGATGTGGAACGTTACCTGGTGACCTGCACGGGGGACCACCACCATCACCTCATTTGCTCCTCTTGCGGGTGGGTGGAGGAGCTGCCGGAGTGCCCGGTGGCAGACAAGCTGGCGGAACTGGCGGCGGCGCGGCACTTCCAGATGAAGAGCCATAGCCTGGAGGTGTACGGGCTCTGCGAGCGGTGCGCCGGGAAAAGACCCGGCCAAAGCAATAAATAA